The Planctellipticum variicoloris DNA window GGCTGATCTTGTTGGCGACATCCAGAGCGGTCGCGTTGTCGGCGACCTCCAGAACTGCTCCGTCCGGGAGACGTACCTGCAACATCGATGAAGACTTTCCGTCGGCCGGCCGGTCGGGTGGCCGGACGGGCACAAATGAGCGAAACTCGCCGCCACACCACGATTTGCGGCGGCGAGGCCGTGTTATATCGGACCGCCGGTCGGACCGTCAATCTCCGGATGGAGGGGGGATCGAGGCGTTGTTGTGTTCGAGAGCCGACGGTGAGCGGAGGTTCGGTGCGGTGTCATTCGCTGCAGGGAGGTCACGAAGAATCCCGAGCGGGATGGACGATCGGGGGATCCTGGAGCGGCTCAACCGCGGAGCCCGCCACGCTGCTCGCCCAGCTCGATCTGTCGCTGAAGCCCCTGGATCAGCGCGGATTTGTTGATCGGCTTGAACAGGCAGGCGTCGTACCCGCATTTCTCGACCGGCAGTTCGCGCTGACCGAAGACGTCGGCTGTGAGCGCCAGGAGCGGCCCCGCGTAACCCAGCCGTCGCAGTTCGACCGCCGTGCGACGTCCGTCCATGACGGGCATATGCAGGTCGAGCACGATCGCGGCATACTGGACACCCTGTCGCAGGCCCTGATTGACGGCTTCAATGGCCTCCAGGCCGTTGACGACGGTGTCGACGACCGCGCCGGCCGATTCGAGAAAGCGTTTGATGAGGAATCGGGAGTCGGCGTCGTCATCCGCCGCCAGGATCCGACTGGCGCTCAGGACTGCTCTGAGGAGGTCTCCGGTGCTGGTTGCCGCCGCCTGAGACTGGCGAAGTTCGGAGTTTTCCTGTTCGAGGCGACTGCAGCGACGAAGCAGTTGGAGTTGCCCGTCGACGGCATTCCGCTGTTCCTCGACAAGGCGCAAGTCGAGCGCCTTGCGGGGGCTGATGTCGCGAACGATGCCGATGAACAAATGGTCGGATTCGGTCGTGACTTCGCAGACCGACAGATCCATCGGAAAGATTCTCCCGTCCTTCCGCACGGCACGGACTTCTCTTCCGATTCCGATGACCTGATTTTCTCCAGTTCGGAGATATCGTTCGAGGAAGGAATCGTGCAGATTCCGGTAGGGATCGGGCATCAGCAACGAGACATTCCGGCCTACGATTTCGTGCGCCTCGTAGCCGAAGATCCGTTCCGCGGCGGGATTGAAGTCGACGACAATTCCGCAGGCGTCAATGCTGATAATCGCATCCGGGGCGGCGGCGATCAGCGCCTCGTACTTTGCATCTCGCATCGATCCCTGGCCCGCTGGAACTGATGAAGTCGCGAACGCGTTGAAATGTATGTGTCGCTACGTGACCACGTGACGACATTATCTCTTCGTCAGTTTGCAGAGGACCTCGGAGTTCGGATTCTCCGATCCTTTGTGATTTGCGCAGGATGCGCAACGCAGTTGATTTTGTGTGCACATGGGTCTTGTGGCGGCGGTGTGACGTCAGGTTGCCGACCAGCCCGCACGCTGCGCCAGTTCGATCAGTTGCGACTTGGATTCCAGCCCCAGGGTCGCCATCAGGCTGGATCGTCGGAACTGGACGGTCCGTAGGCTCACGTCCAGTTCGTCGGCGATCTCGCGGTTGGTCAGTCCGCGGACAATTCCCGCCATGACCGGCCTTTCATCCGCGGTCAATTTTTCGATCTGAGCCAGCGCACTTCGCTGTTCGGCCGTGCTGGCTCTCAACTGGTCGTCGATCTGAAGCGCGTTGCGGACTGCTGCCAGAAATTTGCCCGGATGAAAAGGCTTTTCGAGGACGTCGATCGCCCCCAGCTTCATCGACTGCACGACGCTGCTCACCTCGGCAAACCCCGAAATGACGACGGTCGGGCGACCCTGGCGACTTTCCGCCAGGCGTTGCAGGAGTTGCAGCCCCGTTACGCCCGGCATCCGCAGGTCCGCCACCAGGCAACCCGGTCGCTGCGGATCTACGCTCTTCAGGAACGCTTCTGCCGACGAGAAGCATTCCGCCGGCAATCCTTGTTCCTCGAGCAGAGTCTGCAGCGAGTGGAGCACGGCGAGGTCGTCATCCACCACAAACACGGTTGGTACTTCAGGCATGTGAGCAGCTTTCTCCGTCGGCGATGGGCAGGCTGAAACAGACCTCGAATCCAGAGTCGATTGCGGCATTGCAGCAAATCTCGCCGCCGTGGAACTCGATGATACGCTTGCTGATGGGCAGTCCCAGCCCCAGCCCCTTGGGTTTTGACGTTGCAAACGGAGTGAAGAGGCGCGGTTGCATATCGGCCGGGACGCCTGCTCCGGAGTCGCGGACTCGAATCCGGAGCATCGACTCCGGTTCGAGATCGGCCCGAATTCCCAGGCGGCGATTCTCCGACTGCTGTCGCAAGGACTCGATCGAATTTCGGATCAGATTAAACAGAACCTGCTGAATCTGAACAGGATCAACCATGACGGAGGGCAGGGACTCGGGCGCGTCGACGGAAACATCAATCTGGGCCAGCCGCAGATCACCGGCCAGGAGGGCCAGCACTTCGTCAATCAGCCTGGAGATCGAGACGGTCGACCGCTGCGACGGCTGGTTGCGAATCATCGCCTGGAGCCGCCGGATGATCTCGCCCCCCCGCTCGGCCTGATCGGAAATCCGTCGGATAATCGACCGGTTCGATTCCGGCGCCTGTCGGCGTCCGGCCTCCGACTGGCGAGCCAGCCGCGATTCGACGGCGAAGGCGTAGTTGGCGATTGCGGCGAGGGGCTGATTGAGCTCGTGCGCGATCCCGGCGGCCAGTTCTCCCAGCATGCCGAGGCGGGCTACGTGCGCCATTTCATCGCGGAGGAGCTTCAGTTGCGACTCGGCGGCGATCCGTTCGGTGATGTCCTGCACGGTGCCCTTCATACCGATCGTATGCCCATGCTCGTCGCGGACGACTTCTCCGTTTTCACGAACAATGCGCTCGGTTCCGTCGGCGCGGCGGATCCGGTGCTCGATGACGTACGGGCGGCCGGTCTCCAGTGTTTCGCGGACGGCAGCGATGATTGCCGAACGGTCCTCGGGGTGGGCGAGATTCAGGAACTCGGTCTGATAGTGGGGCGTGATCGATCGGGGCGTCATTCCGAAAATCCGATAGACCTCGTCGCTCCAGGCGATTTCATCGGTCTGAATCTCCCAGTGCCAGTTGCCGACGTGGGCGATTCGCTGGGCCTCGGCGAGTCGCTGTTCGCTGGTGCGCAGCGCCTCTTCGGCGCGTTTGCGATCGGTAATGTCGATCGACGACGACAGGATCTGGCGTTTGCCTCCCAGAGTGACCAGCCGGCAGCAGAACAGGACGTTTCGGCGGCGACCGCCCTTCGTGCGGGTCGTCGTTTCGACATAATCCAGTCGGCCGGATCGCTCGAGAATGTCGACGACCAGCTCGACGCCAACGGAGCCGGTTCCCATTCCGAGATCCAACGGGATCCGCCCTAGGACTTCGCTGGCGGCGTATCCGCTCAGTTGCTCGAACGCGGGATTGACGGCGGTAAATCGGCCGTCCATGCCGTTGACCGTGACGGCGAACGGAGCCGCCTCGAAGAGCATTCGAAAACGCTCTTCGCTGGCCTCCAGCGCCTGCTGCGCTTCAACCTGCGAAGTAATGTCGGCGACCGAACCGGCGAGCTGAATCACTTCTCCCCGTTCGTTCCAGACCGCCTGCCCTCGACCGTGCAACCAGAGATAGTCTCCCGACTTATGTCGATGCCGGAAACGGATGCTGTACGGTTCGCGGCGTGCGCTGTGGCGACGAATCTGTTCGGCGACCATCGAACGGTCTTCGGGATGAACGAGATCGAGCCAGGCATTGAGGTCGGGAGAGATCTCGCCTCGATCGAATCCGATCATTTCGAGCAGGCGCTCGGAAGGAGTCAGCTCGTTTGTCACCAGATTGAGATCCCAGACCCCCTCGTTCAATCCGCGGATCACCAGCTCGTAGCGTTCCTTCGTCGTGCGAAGTTCTGCTTCCGCCTGTTTGCGTTCTGTGATATCGATCGCCAGCGAGAGGACCTGCGGGGCTTCGCCGAGACTGACCACTCGCGACGAAAACAGACAATTTCTCAACTGGCCCGAACGGGTCCGCGTCAGAACTTCCAGATTGTCGACGCGCCCGTGAGATCTCAGGGCCGCGCTGGCGGCGCGAGCTTCGAGGGTCTCGGCGGCAATCAGTCCGATGTCGACCGAAGTTTTTGCGATCACCTCATCGGCGGAAAATCCGGTCGAGGACTCAAATGCCGGATTGACGGCGGAGTACCTGCCGTCGAGGTCGGTCAGAACGATGGGGATCGGGGCCGATTCGAACAAGGTCCGGAATCGTTCCTCGCTGTTGCGCAGCTCCGCTTCGGCGCGCTGCCGGGCTGTTTGAATTCTCGTGCGTTCGACTTCGGTGGCGACGCGCTGCCCGATCAGCCGGAGCAACTCCTGATCTTCCTCTGCGAACTCGCGCGGATGATCGTGCAGCAGGCAAACGACGGCGGCGACGCAACCTTTGCCGTCGACTGCGGGGAACCCGCAGTAGGTGACGATGTTGTGCTCTTGAAAAATCTTCGAATCCGGAAATCTCTCTCGAACACGGTCGAAGATCAGGAGTTTTCCGGTCGAGGCAACGAGCCCGCAGGCGGTGCCGGCCAACGCGCAACGTTGATGATCGACGGTTGCCCGGCCGTTCGCGAAAATCGCCTGGAACGCGAGATCCTCGTTTTCGACGACCATCAGGCAGACCATTTTGACGCCGAACAGCTCGCCGATCATCTGCACGACGTGCGTGAATACGGACGGGGGCTCGCCGGCCATCCGCATGCTCAATTCGGAGAGTCGTCGCAATTTCGCCAGCCGGACCGCCTCGCGCTCTTCGGACTCCTTTCGGTCCGTGATGTCGCGGTAGTTGCCGACAATCGCACGGACTGCAGGCTCTTCAAGCTGGTTGGTCGCGACCAGTTCCACCCAACGGTAGGAACCGCTTTTCGTGCGGCAGCGAAGCTCGAGGCGGACCGGCTGATCGGGCCGCTCCAGGACTGCCAGGAGCACTCCTTTCGCCAGGGGGGCGTCGTCCGGATGGCAATAGTCGAAGGCGCTCTGTCCGATCAGTTCATCCGACCGATAGCCCAACATGGCGGTCGCCGTCGGAACGCGATACAGAATCGTCCCGGCGGCATCGTAGAGCGCAATCGCGTCTGCGCTGTTCTCAATCAGCTTCCGAAATCGCCGCTCGCTGAGCTGCAGCGTTTCCTGAGTCCGCTTTCGCTCCGTGATATCCGCGCACGAAATCATGAGGGATTTCAGCCGGTCGTTGTCGTCGCGAATTGCAACGGCAGTGCATTCGATTGGAAACGGAGTCCCGTCGTGGCGGGTTCCCGTCAGTTCTCCGATCCAGTTTCCATCTCCCCGCAACTTGTCGAGGATCTCGCCCACAGCCGCGGGGGGGCCGCAGACTTCAGTCAGCCGGCGACCGACGATGTCCGATGTGTCCGCGTAACCCCAGCTTCGCACGAAAGCCCGATTGGCTGAGTTCAGACAACCATCGCCGTCCGCAAACAGGATTGGTCTGAGCGACAGCGCGATGGCCTGCTCTTGCAGGCGCAGGATCTCTTCCACCGCCTTTTGTGCGGAGATGTCTCGATAGCTCCCGACGACGGCCCGGATCGTCGGATCGTGGAGCCGGTTCGTGGCGATCAGCTCCAGCCAGCGGTAGGAGCCATCCTTGCAGCGGCTGCGCAGCTCAACTTTTCCAATCGCTCCGGGGGTCGACAGAATTTCCGGCATCCGTTCGCGGATCGCCGGCCGATCGTCCGGATGGCAGTACTCGAACGCGAGTCGTCCGATCATCTCCTCGGGTTCGTAGCCGAGCACATCGCGGACGGACGGGCTCTGATACAGAATTCGCGTGTCTGCGTCGTACAGTGCGAT harbors:
- a CDS encoding PAS domain S-box protein, producing MRDAKYEALIAAAPDAIISIDACGIVVDFNPAAERIFGYEAHEIVGRNVSLLMPDPYRNLHDSFLERYLRTGENQVIGIGREVRAVRKDGRIFPMDLSVCEVTTESDHLFIGIVRDISPRKALDLRLVEEQRNAVDGQLQLLRRCSRLEQENSELRQSQAAATSTGDLLRAVLSASRILAADDDADSRFLIKRFLESAGAVVDTVVNGLEAIEAVNQGLRQGVQYAAIVLDLHMPVMDGRRTAVELRRLGYAGPLLALTADVFGQRELPVEKCGYDACLFKPINKSALIQGLQRQIELGEQRGGLRG
- a CDS encoding response regulator transcription factor → MPEVPTVFVVDDDLAVLHSLQTLLEEQGLPAECFSSAEAFLKSVDPQRPGCLVADLRMPGVTGLQLLQRLAESRQGRPTVVISGFAEVSSVVQSMKLGAIDVLEKPFHPGKFLAAVRNALQIDDQLRASTAEQRSALAQIEKLTADERPVMAGIVRGLTNREIADELDVSLRTVQFRRSSLMATLGLESKSQLIELAQRAGWSAT
- a CDS encoding PAS domain S-box protein, with the translated sequence MECKTCASSAPETARYCSQCGSLLPFGASGSDHSQLPFGFRSPPYFAQRILDAAPLAIVALDPSGRIQYINRFLEELSGRRLAEIAGRDWFDTFLPERDRVRIREIFRTAVTQAPTRGNRNPIVTASGEERDIEWNDELLQDEQGRVAGLIAIGQDVTEQVRAERAARESEERFRKLMEHSTKVIALYDADTRILYQSPSVRDVLGYEPEEMIGRLAFEYCHPDDRPAIRERMPEILSTPGAIGKVELRSRCKDGSYRWLELIATNRLHDPTIRAVVGSYRDISAQKAVEEILRLQEQAIALSLRPILFADGDGCLNSANRAFVRSWGYADTSDIVGRRLTEVCGPPAAVGEILDKLRGDGNWIGELTGTRHDGTPFPIECTAVAIRDDNDRLKSLMISCADITERKRTQETLQLSERRFRKLIENSADAIALYDAAGTILYRVPTATAMLGYRSDELIGQSAFDYCHPDDAPLAKGVLLAVLERPDQPVRLELRCRTKSGSYRWVELVATNQLEEPAVRAIVGNYRDITDRKESEEREAVRLAKLRRLSELSMRMAGEPPSVFTHVVQMIGELFGVKMVCLMVVENEDLAFQAIFANGRATVDHQRCALAGTACGLVASTGKLLIFDRVRERFPDSKIFQEHNIVTYCGFPAVDGKGCVAAVVCLLHDHPREFAEEDQELLRLIGQRVATEVERTRIQTARQRAEAELRNSEERFRTLFESAPIPIVLTDLDGRYSAVNPAFESSTGFSADEVIAKTSVDIGLIAAETLEARAASAALRSHGRVDNLEVLTRTRSGQLRNCLFSSRVVSLGEAPQVLSLAIDITERKQAEAELRTTKERYELVIRGLNEGVWDLNLVTNELTPSERLLEMIGFDRGEISPDLNAWLDLVHPEDRSMVAEQIRRHSARREPYSIRFRHRHKSGDYLWLHGRGQAVWNERGEVIQLAGSVADITSQVEAQQALEASEERFRMLFEAAPFAVTVNGMDGRFTAVNPAFEQLSGYAASEVLGRIPLDLGMGTGSVGVELVVDILERSGRLDYVETTTRTKGGRRRNVLFCCRLVTLGGKRQILSSSIDITDRKRAEEALRTSEQRLAEAQRIAHVGNWHWEIQTDEIAWSDEVYRIFGMTPRSITPHYQTEFLNLAHPEDRSAIIAAVRETLETGRPYVIEHRIRRADGTERIVRENGEVVRDEHGHTIGMKGTVQDITERIAAESQLKLLRDEMAHVARLGMLGELAAGIAHELNQPLAAIANYAFAVESRLARQSEAGRRQAPESNRSIIRRISDQAERGGEIIRRLQAMIRNQPSQRSTVSISRLIDEVLALLAGDLRLAQIDVSVDAPESLPSVMVDPVQIQQVLFNLIRNSIESLRQQSENRRLGIRADLEPESMLRIRVRDSGAGVPADMQPRLFTPFATSKPKGLGLGLPISKRIIEFHGGEICCNAAIDSGFEVCFSLPIADGESCSHA